In Ostrea edulis chromosome 6, xbOstEdul1.1, whole genome shotgun sequence, a single window of DNA contains:
- the LOC125646501 gene encoding uncharacterized protein LOC125646501 isoform X1 — protein sequence MNDRSDIPVLFRATLLVFIAWSDGVLVDFRRLCQSEQQSFGVRRDPWQNDAIHYCFMTGNLNEECKQINVTGGIDCGEEFYLQGGLPDETAECCRKFEHRLTNCQILTQTFSYQGGFDIMYINRALRKIISTPTGSDPTAFQVELCDLEKLGT from the exons ATACCCGTGCTGTTTAGAGCGACCTTATTGGTTTTCATAGCTTGGAGTGACGGTGTTTTGGTCGATTTTAGACGTCTCTGTCAATCGGAGCAACAGAGTTTCGGGGTTCGAAGGGACCCCTGGCAAAATGATGCTATTCACTACTGTTTTATGACGGGCAATCTGAATGAGGAGTGCAAACAAATAA ACGTCACTGGAGGCATTGACTGTGGGGAAGAATTCTATCTACAAGGTGGACTGCCGGACGAAACGGCTGAATGTTGCCGCAAATTTG AACACAGACTAACTAACTGCCAAATTCTAACACAGACATTTTCATACCAAGGCGGTTTTGACATCATGTATATCAACCGCGCTCTCCGAAAAATTATCAG CACCCCTACAGGAAGTGACCCTACGGCTTTTCAAGTGGAGTTATGCGACTTGGAGAAACTGGGCACATAA
- the LOC125646501 gene encoding uncharacterized protein LOC125646501 isoform X2: protein MKIPVLFRATLLVFIAWSDGVLVDFRRLCQSEQQSFGVRRDPWQNDAIHYCFMTGNLNEECKQINVTGGIDCGEEFYLQGGLPDETAECCRKFEHRLTNCQILTQTFSYQGGFDIMYINRALRKIISTPTGSDPTAFQVELCDLEKLGT from the exons ATACCCGTGCTGTTTAGAGCGACCTTATTGGTTTTCATAGCTTGGAGTGACGGTGTTTTGGTCGATTTTAGACGTCTCTGTCAATCGGAGCAACAGAGTTTCGGGGTTCGAAGGGACCCCTGGCAAAATGATGCTATTCACTACTGTTTTATGACGGGCAATCTGAATGAGGAGTGCAAACAAATAA ACGTCACTGGAGGCATTGACTGTGGGGAAGAATTCTATCTACAAGGTGGACTGCCGGACGAAACGGCTGAATGTTGCCGCAAATTTG AACACAGACTAACTAACTGCCAAATTCTAACACAGACATTTTCATACCAAGGCGGTTTTGACATCATGTATATCAACCGCGCTCTCCGAAAAATTATCAG CACCCCTACAGGAAGTGACCCTACGGCTTTTCAAGTGGAGTTATGCGACTTGGAGAAACTGGGCACATAA
- the LOC125646501 gene encoding uncharacterized protein LOC125646501 isoform X4, translating into MKIPVLFRATLLVFIAWSDGVLVDFRRLCQSEQQSFGVRRDPWQNDAIHYCFMTGNLNEECKQINVTGGIDCGEEFYLQGGLPDETAECCRKFDKHYISSLVPPRSQSINPGNHEIYNFGRGLPALHDKFR; encoded by the exons ATACCCGTGCTGTTTAGAGCGACCTTATTGGTTTTCATAGCTTGGAGTGACGGTGTTTTGGTCGATTTTAGACGTCTCTGTCAATCGGAGCAACAGAGTTTCGGGGTTCGAAGGGACCCCTGGCAAAATGATGCTATTCACTACTGTTTTATGACGGGCAATCTGAATGAGGAGTGCAAACAAATAA ACGTCACTGGAGGCATTGACTGTGGGGAAGAATTCTATCTACAAGGTGGACTGCCGGACGAAACGGCTGAATGTTGCCGCAAATTTG aTAAACACTACATatcaagtttggtcccgccccGGAGTCAGAGCATTAaccccgggaatcatgaaatttacaattttggtagaggccttcctgctctacatgacaaGTTTAGatag
- the LOC125646501 gene encoding uncharacterized protein LOC125646501 isoform X3 translates to MNDRSDIPVLFRATLLVFIAWSDGVLVDFRRLCQSEQQSFGVRRDPWQNDAIHYCFMTGNLNEECKQINVTGGIDCGEEFYLQGGLPDETAECCRKFDKHYISSLVPPRSQSINPGNHEIYNFGRGLPALHDKFR, encoded by the exons ATACCCGTGCTGTTTAGAGCGACCTTATTGGTTTTCATAGCTTGGAGTGACGGTGTTTTGGTCGATTTTAGACGTCTCTGTCAATCGGAGCAACAGAGTTTCGGGGTTCGAAGGGACCCCTGGCAAAATGATGCTATTCACTACTGTTTTATGACGGGCAATCTGAATGAGGAGTGCAAACAAATAA ACGTCACTGGAGGCATTGACTGTGGGGAAGAATTCTATCTACAAGGTGGACTGCCGGACGAAACGGCTGAATGTTGCCGCAAATTTG aTAAACACTACATatcaagtttggtcccgccccGGAGTCAGAGCATTAaccccgggaatcatgaaatttacaattttggtagaggccttcctgctctacatgacaaGTTTAGatag